The proteins below come from a single Saimiri boliviensis isolate mSaiBol1 chromosome 16, mSaiBol1.pri, whole genome shotgun sequence genomic window:
- the LOC101054494 gene encoding small ribosomal subunit protein eS24-like: protein MNDTVTIRTRKFMTNRLLQRKQMVIDVLHPGKATVPKTEIREKLAKMYKTTPDVIFVFGFRTHFGGGKTTGFGMIYDALDYAKKNEPKHRLARHGLYEKKKTSRKQRKERKNRMKKVRGTAKANVGAGKKPKE, encoded by the coding sequence ATGAACGACACAGTAACTATCCGCACTAGAAAGTTCATGACCAACCGACTGCTTCAGAGGAAACAAATGGTCATTGATGTCCTTCACCCCGGGAAGGCAACAGTGCCTAAGACAGAAATTCGGGAAAAACTAGCCAAAATGTACAAGACCACACCGGATGTCATCTTTGTATTTGGATTCAGAACTCATTTTGGTGGTGGCAAGACAACTGGCTTTGGCATGATTTATGATGCCCTggattatgcaaagaaaaatgaacccaAACATAGACTTGCAAGACACGGCctgtatgagaagaaaaagacctCAAGAAAGCAACGAAAGGAACGcaagaacagaatgaagaaagtcAGGGGGACTGCAAAGGCCAATGTTGGTGCTGGCAAAAAGCCGAAGGAGTAA